The following coding sequences are from one Triticum aestivum cultivar Chinese Spring chromosome 5A, IWGSC CS RefSeq v2.1, whole genome shotgun sequence window:
- the LOC123101300 gene encoding probable WRKY transcription factor 70 — protein MSVAAELHLDTGEDVVHPTTLSPDDLMLSRACKQPDTLTTLENAKAKHMDHSKNCDHGLAEIEALLRREQELVTQLRALILPQLHNVDSGSAELAAQLFDDVIGCSTSVVSKLFTAGSGATIELIDDKSLVRKKSPSTAAVAAAAAIDDKMDEQAKPSCIVGRKRRRNDGKRSRSLVTNVPHYDGHQWRKYGQKNINGRQHARSYYRCTYTERNCSATKTVQQQDQDGGGSIYSADAGEDQGAKYTVVYYGDHTCKAGDNISNNIIDHLPNLVDIDLRRGETERVTAEISEFDMELDVPALLEVFNNSQLNWEIVC, from the exons CTATCAAGAGCTTGCAAGCAGCCTGACACCCTCACTACCCTAGAAAACGCAAAGGCAAAACATATGGATCACAGCAAGAACTGCGACCATGGCCTGGCAGAGATCGAAGCGCTGCTGCGTCGGGAGCAGGAGCTCGTGACGCAGCTCCGAGCGCTCATCCTTCCACAACTCCACAACGTGGATAGCGGGTCGGCCGAGCTCGCCGCCCAGCTCTTCGACGACGTGATCGGCTGCAGCACCAGCGTCGTATCTAAGCTCTTCACTGCTGGAAGTGGAGCGACCATCGAGCTCATCGACGACAAGTCCTTAGTGAGGAAGAAAAGTCCTagtactgctgctgttgctgctgctgctgctatcgaTGACAAGATGGACGAACAGGCGAAGCCTAGCTGCATCGTTGGTCGAAAGAGAAG GAGGAACGACGGCAAGCGATCAAGATCACTCGTGACCAATGTTCCGCATTATGATGGTCACCAGTGGAGAAAATATGGGCAGAAGAACATCAACGGAAGGCAACATGCTAG GAGCTACTACAGATGCACCTACACAGAACGGAACTGCTCAGCAACTAAGACAGTTCAGCAACAAGATCAAGATGGCGGCGGTTCTATTTATTCCGCAGACGCTGGTGAGGATCAGGGTGCAAAGTACACTGTCGTGTACTACGGTGATCACACATGCAAGGCCGGCGACAACATCAGTAACAACATTATCGATCATCTGCCCAATCTTGTAGATATAGATCTTCGGAGGGGTGAAACAGAGCGAGTAACGGCAGAAATTTCAGAGTTCGACATGGAATTAGATGTGCCGGCTCTGCTAGAGGTGTTCAACAATTCTCAGCTGAATTGGGAGATCGTATGCTAG